The genomic stretch gtaggcaagtcacgaccagccattcagcgccgtttgcagTTAGCCTTACTAACGTTCATCTGTACCTCACGCGACTTGGGATGGACCCTTCGCCCGAAGTTTTTTCGCGCAGTTTTCTTCttctgccgcagcatacaccgatggcgcatctcgaaatggcaagtccgcctcgacattcgtcatcccatccgaaggcgtggtggaaggacgtcgcctttcgcatcaaacctcctccacagctgcggaactctatgccatacttttcgttctgcagcacatcactgattttaccccacgggaatgggtcgtgttcactgactcagcatctgcactgcaagcagttgaaaattctggcatccgaggctcatccgcaccgttggtgatggatgtgttattggcttacaaccttgtctacgaagcagggcacaggctggttctccaatgggttccagcccattgcggtgtcgaagggaatgagcaggccgacagcgccgcagaaccagctctctcgtctcggaggcggacgcgtattgcgctgctgagtgCAGAccgtcgttccgtacttcgacgcctggTCACTCCCCTGTCTACCCGCCAATGGACCGTTGACATTCTCCCTCCAGCCATGCtaagcagagttgatccagcgctcgctttctgcatgcctcgacatacctctcgtcaagataccgcattagttcatcgcaTGCACCTTCATGTGGCTTTTAcggcgcagtggcgttaccgcttgagacaagttgactctccccaatgcggTCACTGCGATGCTGTAGAAgacctagagcacattcttctccattgcccacactaccaaccttcccgaaccgtactctgcGGATCCCTTGACGAGCTGGACTCttgccccctctctctcacaaaattgcttggtccctggccacatccagcccactaACGTTCTACCTTCAAAGCTCTCTTCGCCTGTTCCGTAAGCGTGGACCTGCACACTGTCGAGCATAACTCGCTGTCTTATGTTACTGTAAGCAGCGGGTGTACTATGACCAGAGGTTTGCCCAGAAGCTCTTCCTTGGAGGGGGGGATTGGGCTCCGCAAGGaggtgtatttacatgcttttgaaAAGGTATTGCGCAATCTCGCCAAAATTTTGGGGGTTATCCTCCAGATtttgggggtgtaggggggaGGGGCTGGGTAAATCACTGACTAGGACATAATACGCCTCTGCGTCCATAAATAGTTTATTGACTTTATGTCTGTACAGGTTCCACGAACTGATGACGTCTTGTTTGCACGTCTCAATCCATGCACTTTGGATGGAATGTGTCTCTGTAAGTTGGAAAAGAAATTCCAATTCAGTATTCAGTAAGAGATTGTCAAAGCCACGCAAGCATTGAATTCGGCGGAGGGTTCCTCTTACCCTTTGTGTGGCACTCTATTTCTTGCGGAGGCCATAGTAGTGGGCACCGAGACCATAGCTGTATCCGCCAAGGCCGTAACCGTGGCCAAGACCGTAGCCAAGACCTCCATAGCCAAGACCATAGGTCAGACCGTGGCCGTAGCCAAGACCATAGCCGAGACCGTGTCCGTAGGTGACGGCTGGGGCAGCGACAGCGTGGCTGACGACTGGGGCATGTGCAACGGTGGCAACAGCTGGGGCATGTGCAACGGTGGCAACAGCTGGGGCATGGGCAACAACGGCAGCGGCTGGGGCAGCGACAGCGTAACGAGCTCCGAGACCACTGTATCCGTAGCCGAGACCACCGTATCCGTAGCCGAGACCACCGTATCCGTAGCCGAGACCACCGTATCCATAGCCGAGACCATAACGAGCATAGCTCACAGCTGGGCGAGCAACAACAGCTGGGGCAGCAACAGCGTGGACAGCGGGGGCAGCGACAGCGTGGTGGACGACTGGAGCAGCGTAGCGAGCGTAGCTCACAGCTGGGGCAGCAACAGCGTGGACAGCTGGGGCAGCGACAGCGTGGTGGACGACTGGAGCAGCGTAGCGAGCGTAGCTCACAGCTGGGGCAGCAACAGCGTGGACAGCTGGGGCAGCAACAGCATGGACAGCTGGGGCAGCGACGGCGTAGCGGGCGCCGAGACCGCCATATCCATAGCCGAGACCGCCGTAGCCATATCCAAGACCGTAGCGAGCGTAGCTCACAGCTGGGGCAGCAACAGCGTGGACAGCTGGGGCAGCAACGGCATGGACAGCTGGGGCAGCGACGGCGTGGTGGACAACTGGAGCGGCGTAGCGAGCGTAGCTCACAGCTGGGGCAGCAACAGCGTGGACAGCTGGAGCGGCGACGGCATGGACAGCTGGGGCAGCCACAGCGCCAAGACCGTAGCCGAGGTTGCCCGCGAAGGCGGTGGAGAGAAGGCCGAAGAAAACAACCTGAACAAGATTAGTGTTCTATCAGTTTATGAAAGCTGTGGTAGTGCGAGACTGCCAGCAATGTCAAACATGGTTCGAACGAGTTCCTTCTAAAAATAGAAAAGGAAAGCATTTGATTgatgattgattatttaaaaaaaaaccagggagaaattgaacttgtctcctgactagttctgctactcccaaaacgaAAGCATTTGAGATTCCTATTTTGCCTATTGAAAGCCCGAAATGTCGTCAACCGGCTCAGAGCAGCGCCGGGCGCGCGGCGTCCCGTATGGGAACGGCTCTGAAAGTGATACTGACGGAGTCCATGCTCTTTGTGCACCTGTTCTAGTGACTTAGGGCTAATGCAACTCTACTCTCTGACATGAGCACTTGCGTAGGATCGTGCTACCCCAATGGTATAAAGTTGGTGGAAGACTATATTAGGGAACTACTGTCCTAAACAATGAACTACAATGAAATGCTTTCTATTGTGAACTGACATTTGCTGTTAAAGATTGTGACGTGAACTATTGTCTCCTCCTGTTTATCAGAATAAGTAGACCTACCAGCCTAGCGAAGTCAAAGTATACCAGCACCGTTCAAGTGCTGTGCTTCCAGGCTGTGCTCGACTTAGTTTTGATAAAAATATTCAGTTCAGCTAAACTGCTTTCGTTGAAACCCAGCAAATACCTTGCCCTGGATGTCACCATCCCCCAATTTATTCTCCCAGTTCTCTTTCGCATCCCGCTCACGTAGTAGCCGTACACCTGCTCTCGTGTATCTGTCTACATGCACGAGCATTATCCATTGAAATGCTACCCTAGATGAAGCCCGTAATCCCCGTCACTCACCAGGGTCTGCATGATGAAGACTTGCTTTGCTGAATTACTCAGGATCAGCTGTGACTTCTCCGACTGCGGTGTGGAGCTTTTATACTCTGGCTTCCGTTAGGCGCGCCCTTTTTTGAGTGGAGAGTAAAGGGTGTTCCTTTGTTCCACATTTAAATCTCACCTTACGATAAGCCATAGGAGATCTAGGTTTGTGGCTGATTGGAGGACAACGACAGCTCCTCCAAGGATCCTGGCACTTGAATTTGGAATTCAAAATGAGGTGCAATAGGAAGGGCAATTTGCGAAGATCCGCGTATCAATTACGGTCCTCGTTTGTTATTGTTTG from Ornithodoros turicata isolate Travis chromosome 4, ASM3712646v1, whole genome shotgun sequence encodes the following:
- the LOC135392147 gene encoding fibroin heavy chain-like gives rise to the protein MQTLVVFFGLLSTAFAGNLGYGLGAVAAPAVHAVAAPAVHAVAAPAVSYARYAAPVVHHAVAAPAVHAVAAPAVHAVAAPAVSYARYGLGYGYGGLGYGYGGLGARYAVAAPAVHAVAAPAVHAVAAPAVSYARYAAPVVHHAVAAPAVHAVAAPAVSYARYAAPVVHHAVAAPAVHAVAAPAVVARPAVSYARYGLGYGYGGLGYGYGGLGYGYGGLGYGYSGLGARYAVAAPAAAVVAHAPAVATVAHAPAVATVAHAPVVSHAVAAPAVTYGHGLGYGLGYGHGLTYGLGYGGLGYGLGHGYGLGGYSYGLGAHYYGLRKK